The Tigriopus californicus strain San Diego chromosome 5, Tcal_SD_v2.1, whole genome shotgun sequence genome includes a region encoding these proteins:
- the LOC131881372 gene encoding protein ABHD11-like isoform X2: MAMRWPTILPQLLRLSTSITRAQFKNGCRFQTTQALSLNYEEFKTQPNDRPIILAHGMLGSSANWTSIAKAIHRKTGRHVVTFDARNHGSSPHTPDMSYYDMAADLAHLVQNQLCWDKATFVGHSMGGRTVMLSALQNPSLVDQLVVVDISPVNQTFDESDPTEWNMSHFFHAMLAVEFPQDVPISQARKEADKQLAKRIKDSMLRAWLLMNVMQDEETKEIRWRINVNGIYEAFKDHIARFPDCHGKKFEGPTLFIGGSESDYICVSDHEEIKETFPSAQFKELMMPVDER; encoded by the exons ATGGCCATGCGATGGCCCACCATTTTGCCCCAGCTGTTGCGCTTGTCTACCTCTATAACCCGTGCCCAGTTCAAGAACGGCTGTCGCTTCCAAACGACCCAAGCACTGTCTTTGAATTACGAAGAGTTCAAAACCCAACCCAATGATAGGCCCATTATTCTGGCCCATGGCATGCTAGGTTCATCCGCCAATTGGACGTCCATTGCCAAAGCCATCCACCGGAAAACCGGTCGACACGTGGTCACGTTTGATGCTCGAAATCACGGTTCGAGTCCTCATACCCCAGACATGTCCTATTATGACATGGCGGCTGATCTCGCACACTTGGTCCAAAACCAGCTCTGTTGGGACAAGGCCACCTTTGTGG GACATTCCATGGGCGGGCGAACTGTGATGCTAAGTGCACTTCAAAACCCGTCTTTGGTGGACCAACTCGTTGTTGTAGATATCTCGCCCGTGAATCAAACCTTTGAT GAATCTGATCCCACCGAGTGGAACATGTCCCACTTCTTTCACGCCATGTTGGCTGTGGAATTTCCTCAGGATGTTCCCATCTCCCAAGCGAGAAAAGAGGCGGATAAGCAGCTAGCCAAGCGAATCAAGGATTCTATGCTGAGGGCGTGGCTATTGATGAATGTAATGCAGGATGAGGAGACTAAGGAGATCCGATGGCGAATCAACGTCAATGGCATTTACGAGGCTTTTAAAGATCACATCG CTCGATTCCCAGATTGTCATGGGAAAAAGTTCGAAGGCCCCACGCTGTTCATAGGGGGCAGTGAATCGGATTACATTTGCGTGTCTGACCATGAGGAGATCAAGGAGACTTTTCCCTCGGCACAATTCAA AGAACTCATGATGCCCGTTGATGAGCGATGA
- the LOC131881372 gene encoding protein ABHD11-like isoform X1 → MAMRWPTILPQLLRLSTSITRAQFKNGCRFQTTQALSLNYEEFKTQPNDRPIILAHGMLGSSANWTSIAKAIHRKTGRHVVTFDARNHGSSPHTPDMSYYDMAADLAHLVQNQLCWDKATFVGHSMGGRTVMLSALQNPSLVDQLVVVDISPVNQTFDESDPTEWNMSHFFHAMLAVEFPQDVPISQARKEADKQLAKRIKDSMLRAWLLMNVMQDEETKEIRWRINVNGIYEAFKDHIARFPDCHGKKFEGPTLFIGGSESDYICVSDHEEIKETFPSAQFKYIPKAGHWVHSQKPAEFIEVLLNFTENS, encoded by the exons ATGGCCATGCGATGGCCCACCATTTTGCCCCAGCTGTTGCGCTTGTCTACCTCTATAACCCGTGCCCAGTTCAAGAACGGCTGTCGCTTCCAAACGACCCAAGCACTGTCTTTGAATTACGAAGAGTTCAAAACCCAACCCAATGATAGGCCCATTATTCTGGCCCATGGCATGCTAGGTTCATCCGCCAATTGGACGTCCATTGCCAAAGCCATCCACCGGAAAACCGGTCGACACGTGGTCACGTTTGATGCTCGAAATCACGGTTCGAGTCCTCATACCCCAGACATGTCCTATTATGACATGGCGGCTGATCTCGCACACTTGGTCCAAAACCAGCTCTGTTGGGACAAGGCCACCTTTGTGG GACATTCCATGGGCGGGCGAACTGTGATGCTAAGTGCACTTCAAAACCCGTCTTTGGTGGACCAACTCGTTGTTGTAGATATCTCGCCCGTGAATCAAACCTTTGAT GAATCTGATCCCACCGAGTGGAACATGTCCCACTTCTTTCACGCCATGTTGGCTGTGGAATTTCCTCAGGATGTTCCCATCTCCCAAGCGAGAAAAGAGGCGGATAAGCAGCTAGCCAAGCGAATCAAGGATTCTATGCTGAGGGCGTGGCTATTGATGAATGTAATGCAGGATGAGGAGACTAAGGAGATCCGATGGCGAATCAACGTCAATGGCATTTACGAGGCTTTTAAAGATCACATCG CTCGATTCCCAGATTGTCATGGGAAAAAGTTCGAAGGCCCCACGCTGTTCATAGGGGGCAGTGAATCGGATTACATTTGCGTGTCTGACCATGAGGAGATCAAGGAGACTTTTCCCTCGGCACAATTCAAGTACATTCCCAAAGCTGGGCATTGGGTGCATTCCCAAAAGCCGGCCGAGTTCATTGAAGTACTACTCAATTTTACAGAGAACTCATGA
- the LOC131881367 gene encoding uncharacterized protein LOC131881367 produces MSSTESEAGSARPALAVDSMLGAWPNPGHSDGHSDGPPDPPTADLRRSTGPAEQNLTISSNTVTTPSLSPDPELDSTTAPLDPPPEVPSMGGRPTPGDFFLSSAPLLDAHPDDPYEGPSSVEAQADSNDLDLSNPSLDLDLDAMIPEPSFPLNEHPSGGVVGEGLAVDPDFVPYFPSFLPQSHTHDELKDSLWDNNEDVPSDSSRPGLVGLRNVGNTCFLNSGLQCLLASAPVVEYFAEFFTPQNNVREKEDCPKSLSTDFSDLLKQVWQGEFQMIKPQVFKDALAEIHPQFKGTQQHDCQEFLALLLDTLHEELRASRAACQVLNHASECGTSMELHTSHSQDKPENTEWSSGSVDRPHHHHHHHHHNHHHHHHPSHHHHHYHRHRDIGHGGTKAKRSTCTPVVLESELDGNESRESGSPKSFDSHSSSIDDKVGASIRQMPIPHSLKVNKAPGTLGLITSSSSSSFSSSSSTSSSTTSQTIPEEPMAVEIAQGDHPAEEDLDDGDEDQSLEIDDNMDGFQQPTSNLVAPDSLKRPSVTFSAMASMAGTTKTMIMTTTTTNNQLPTGISIDDYMKKDNKTLNVNVLAETNEDMNNEINFDSEKFSRHHEKLRPKETIENLNLSETHSFDKKIHGKRFKATNLTNQSVVLDSSSSVTTPNLVQEGTIKRMRLDSNEKEKNVQLERQRQQQHHDHHHYLHNPARSCSDGDELEDIDDDDDDDDDRDMGDDMGGASALPLSHHPTLDPSRLKEAIEADRFWEKHLAVNDTVVARTFQGQFKNTVICSSCSYVSVNFEPFMYLPVPLPDAHIRQVQVHFKGGLRYPGDRSLLLDMTQADDVGHLKSKVAKYLIDSDDKDSKSCDMLNALSQKLNVVEVLGHHISRNLEDWCALRHLKEDRDIYVIEPLNHEDFPKTHSNEQNDHEQMDDQDDAITSTSSMDTTSDADKATQDEQPVVTSTEYQSCVICMDDLPPDQVRQHNVCNFVLCNPCIERSVEHHDGESDVPKGHIKCPGCRENVDPEQEFVSPNQLGKSKPKLRMFTLPVVMRQVDNEGGVRLFGQPSQLHTSNQVKARDLHQWMAPIVKPIPEGQAGEFDLVIVDVTGKSCGRCIFSTHCRGCIRIRRDSDEEVILQSNDTIAVSYRDVSVEILATLYQVVQDKSLQRERMQSNLSLEQCLKAFSESETLDENNPWFCPICQKNQCATKTLSVWRLPDFLIIYLKRFVFMNHTQGAVKLEKAVQFNVNDLDLTPHLSGPLQSDSPPHYDLYACVNHFGSVGGGHYTAFCKHLKNREWNYFDDFNVTENKQPGDNPLDESSAYILFYERRGASDNYHIPCPVTKDPSLTTSPDRNGGANLDIEEDTTKDEHGGMVGMKSESNNQANQGAITNDLIDLQSNPGGWSTSSEQIVPQPAL; encoded by the exons ATGAGCTCGACCGAGTCGGAAGCGGGCTCGGCTCGGCCGGCCCTGGCGGTGGATTCGATGCTGGGCGCCTGGCCCAACCCGGGCCATTCCGACGGCCATTCCGACGGCCCCCCGGACCCGCCCACGGCGGATTTGCGCCGATCCACTGGCCCGGCCGAACAAA ATCTGACCATCTCCTCGAATACCGTCACCACGCCTAGTCTGTCGCCGGACCCTGAGCTGGATTCCACCACCGCCCCGCTCGACCCGCCCCCCGAGGTGCCGTCAATGGGTGGTCGACCCACGCCCGGGGATTTCTTTCTGAGTTCCGCGCCCCTACTCGATGCCCACCCGGACGACCCCTATGAGGGCCCGTCTTCCGTGGAAGCGCAAGCCGATTCCAACGACCTGGATCTGTCCAATCCCAGTCTGGACCTGGACTTGGATGCCATGATCCCGGAGCCGTCATTCCCGCTCAACGAGCATCCATCCGGTGGCGTGGTGGGCGAGGGCTTGGCCGTGGACCCGGATTTCGTGCCCTATTTCCCGTCTTTCCTACCTCAGAGTCACACCCACGATGAACTAAAAGACTCGTTGTGGGATAATAATGAAGACGTGCCCTCGGACTCATCCCGTCCCGGCTTAGTGGGACTGCGGAATGTGGGCAACACATGCTTCTTGAATTCGGGCTTGCAGTGTCTGCTGGCCTCGGCCCCGGTGGTGGAATATTTCGCCGAATTCTTCACCCCTCAGAACAATGTCAGAGAGAAGGAAGACTGTCCGAAAAGTTTGAGCACGGACTTTTCGGATCTGCTCAAGCAAGTGTGGCAAGGGGAATTCCAGATGATCAAGCCCCAGGTGTTCAAGGACGCCTTGGCCGAGATCCATCCGCAATTCAAAGGCACTCAACAGCACGACTGTCAAGAATTCTTGGCCCTTTTGCTCGACACGCTCCACGAGGAGCTCCGGGCCTCACGTGCGGCCTGTCAGGTCTTGAATCATGCCTCGGAATGTGGCACCTCCATGGAACTGCACACGTCTCACAGTCAGGACAAGCCCGAAAACACGGAATGGAGTAGCGGGTCCGTCGATcgccctcatcatcatcatcaccatcatcatcataatcatcaccaccaccaccatccgagtcatcatcatcatcattatcatcgaCATCGAGACATCGGACACGGGGGTACCAAGGCCAAACGATCCACGTGTACGCCGGTGGTTCTCGAGTCCGAGTTGGACGGTAATGAATCCCGAGAGTCCGGATCGCCCAAGAGTTTTGACTCGCATTCCTCATCCATTG acGATAAAGTGGGTGCCAGTATCCGGCAGATGCCCATTCCTCATTCGCTCAAGGTGAACAAGGCCCCTGGGACCCTAGGTTTAATCACttcctcgtcatcctcatcgttctcatcatcctcgtcgaCCTCTTCGTCCACAACGAGCCAAACCATTCCCGAAGAGCCAATGGCCGTGGAAATTGCTCAAGGAGATCACCCGGCCGAAGAGGATCTGGATGATGGGGATGAAGACCAAAGTTTAGAAATCGACGACAACATGGACGGCTTTCAGCAACCCACTTCCAATCTGGTTGCTCCGGACAGTCTGAAGAGGCCCAGTGTCACGTTTTCAGCCATGGCAAGTATGGCTGGCACCACCAAAACCATGATAatgaccacgaccacgaccaaTAACCAGTTGCCCACTGGGATTTCCATTGACGACTACATGAAGAAGGACAACAAGACCTTGAATGTGAACGTCTTGGCCGAGACCAACGAAGACATGAACAATGAGATCAATTTCGATTCGGAGAAGTTTTCTCGTCACCACGAGAAGCTCCGTCCCAAAGAGACCATTGAAAACTTGAATCTGTCCGAAACGCACTCGTTCGATAAAAAGATTCATGGCAAGCGGTTCAAGGCCACAAATCTAACCAATCAGTCTGTGGTTTTGGATTCTTCCTCCTCGGTCACTACTCCCAATCTCGTCCAGGAAGGGACCATCAAGCGGATGCGTTTGGATTCgaatgaaaaggagaagaacGTTCAATTAGAACGCCAGCGGCAGCAACAGcaccatgatcatcatcactaCCTTCACAATCCGGCTCGGTCTTGCTCGGACGGGGATGAATTGGAAGATattgacgatgatgacgacgatgatgatgaccgtGATATGGGGGACGATATGGGTGGAGCCTCGGCTTTGCCATTGAGCCATCATCCAACCCTGGACCCGAGCCGATTAAAAGAGGCCATTGAAGCCGATCGCTTCTGGGAAAAGCACCTGGCCGTAAACGACACCGTGGTGGCCCGCACTTTCCAAGGGCAATTCAAAAACACCGTCATCTGCTCGTCGTGTTCGTATGTGTCGGTGAATTTTGAGCCTTTCATGTACCTGCCCGTGCCCTTGCCCGATGCCCACATACGACAGGTTCAGGTTCATTTCAAGGGCGGGCTTCGATATCCCGGGGATAGATCCCTTTTGTTGGACATGACTCAGGCGGATGATGTGGGTCACTTGAAGTCGAAAGTAGCCAAATATCTGATAGACAGCGACGACAAGGATTCGAAATCGTGTGATATGTTGAACGCGCTGAGCCAAAAGTTGAACGTGGTCGAGGTCCTGGGCCATCATATCTCGAGAAACCTCGAGGATTGGTGTGCCTTAAGGCATCTCAAAGAGGACCGAGACATCTACGTGATTGAGCCGCTGAATCACGAGGACTTTCCGAAAACCCACTCGAACGAGCAGAATGACCATGAACAGATGGACGACCAAGATGATGCCATCACCTCCACGAGCAGCATGGACACCACCTCGGATGCCGACAAGGCCACCCAGGATGAGCAGCCAGTGGTCACTTCCACCGAATATCAGAGTTGTGTCATCTGCATGGACGATTTACCGCCCGACCAGGTTCGTCAACATAACGTTTGCAACTTTGTTCTTTGCAACCCGTGTATTGAGCGAAGTGTCGAGCACCATGATGGCGAATCCGATGTACCCAAAGGCCACATCAAGTGTCCTGGATGTCGAGAGAACGTTGATCCCGAGCAGGAGTTCGTGTCTCCCAATCAATTGGGCAAAAGCAAGCCCAAATTGCGTATGTTCACCTTACCCGTTGTGATGAGGCAAGTGGACAATGAAGGTGGGGTCCGGTTGTTTGGACAGCCTTCCCAATTGCACACCTCCAACCAAGTGAAGGCACGTGACCTCCATCAATGGATGGCTCCCATTGTCAAGCCGATACCCGAGGGTCAGGCCGGCGAATTCGATTTAGTGATTGTGGATGTGACAGGCAAAAGTTGCGGGCGCTGCATCTTCTCCACCCATTGTCGGGGTTGTATTCGGATTCGTCGAGATTCCGACGAGGAGGTGATATTGCAATCCAATGACACCATTGCGGTGTCCTATCGAGACGTGAGCGTCGAGATCTTGGCGACTCTGTACCAAGTTGTTCAAGATAAGTCACTACAAAGAGAGAGGATGCAATCCAATCTGAGCTTGGAACAGTGCCTCAAGGCGTTTTCCGAGAGTGAGACGTTGGACGAGAACAATCCCTGGTTTTGCCCCATATGTCAGAAGAACCAATGCGCTACCAAAACGCTCTCAGTTTGGCGCCTCCCTGACTTCCTTATCATCTATCTAAAGCg ATTTGTGTTCATGAATCATACGCAAGGCGCAGTGAAACTCGAAAAGGCCGTCCAATTCAATGTGAACGACCTGGACCTCACTCCGCACTTGTCAGGTCCACTTCAGTCAGACTCTCCACCTCACTACGACCTCTACGCTTGTGTCAATCACTTTGGGTCTGTGGGGGGAGGCCATTATACTGCCTTTTGTAAGCACTTGAAGAACAGGGAGTGGAACTACTTTGATGATTTCAACGTGACCGAGAATAAACAACCTGGCGACAATCCATTGGATGAATCCTCGGCCTACATACTTTTTTACGAGCGGcgag GAGCCTCTGACAACTACCACATTCCTTGCCCTGTGACGAAAGATCCCTCGTTAACGACCTCGCCGGATAGGAACGGTGGCGCTAATCTTGATATTGAGGAGGATACTACTAAGGATGAGCATGGGGGTATGGTGGGGATGAAGAGTGAGTCCAACAACCAGGCAAACCAAGGTGCCATTACTAATGACCTCATAGACCTCCAGTCGAATCCCGGTGGTTGGTCAACGTCCTCGGAGCAAATCGTTCCCCAACCTGCACTGTAA
- the LOC131881371 gene encoding uncharacterized protein LOC131881371 has product MVTRTILNGTLENPIENGTVIMRRGSVLSYRCSTIGKAFFDSESQEFIDEILVTCQENQLWDVEDISYACEWQQCGDPLTPPPKSGLVLRKSDPFVPPEIGEPIFYECEVGGFNFFKHNLGNSTYQLTCGPHNTIAQDFVDWPQCVPNVFCEIPDGTIDILVALDDTNLTHIGYGESLGYSCQDLSKDIHTMGDPVGHKFLEADCLWNTQTLSLFPDQLECVYARCLDIPNPPDSSGLFHVNGTLSSVPIGNHVTLKCPIGKSFYRNSNVSDTLKLPCEDNGVISEPLDWPECRETPFCSIPPMSSVTGISAILIDDNNSK; this is encoded by the exons ATGGTGACAAGAACGATTCTCAATGGAACCTTGGAGAACCCCATCGAAAATGGCACTGTAATAATGAGACGAGGGAGTGTTTTGAG CTACAGATGCAGTACAATCGGCAAGGCATTTTTTGATTCCGAGTCCCAGGAATTCATTGACGAGATTTTGGTAACTTGTCAAGAAAATCAGCTCTGGGATGTTGAGGACATATCCTATGCTTGTGAATGGCAGCAATGCGGAGATCCATTAACTCCTCCACCAAAGTCTGGCTTAGTCTTGAGGAAATCAGACCCGTTTGTTCCCCCTGAAATCGGCGAACCAATCTTTTACGAATGTGAGGTTGGcggattcaattttttcaagcaTAATTTAGGGAATTCCACCTATCAACTGACTTGTGGACCTCACAACACCATCGCTCAAGACTTTGTTGATTGGCCTCAATGTGTTCCAA ATGTGTTTTGCGAGATTCCTGATGGAACGATCGATATTCTAGTGGCATTAGACGATACCAATTTGACACATATCGGTTATGGCGAAAGCTTGGG ATATTCATGCCAAGATCTGAGCAAAGACATTCACACAATGGGGGATCCAGTGGGGCACAAGTTTTTGGAGGCAGATTGCTTGTGGAACACTCAGACTTTGTCTCTGTTCCCCGACCAATTGGAATGCGTTT ATGCAAGATGTTTAGACATTCCAAATCCTCCTGACTCATCTGGTTTGTTCCATGTTAATGGAACGCTTTCAAGTGTTCCCATCGGGAATCACGTTACTTTGAAGTGTCCAATCGGAAAATCATTCTACCGAAACAGCAATGTGTCTGACACTCTTAAACTTCCCTGTGAAGATAATGGAGTTATTTCAGAGCCATTGGATTGGCCCGAATGCAGGGAAACACCGTTTTGTTCCATCCCACCAATGTCTTCGGTGACCGGGATCTCTGCCATCTTGATCGACGACAACAACTCAAAGTGA
- the LOC131881370 gene encoding uncharacterized protein LOC131881370, producing the protein MGKYGTKLRYSCGPGRMFRELHISQFPRYYQYQNVTCAWNKEWVPNYVKDECVWVACLNPPQPHTSFNLKPLWDGKPIAFGSKVKYECTPEISTNQLDGSIQMKPRYFRSNQTLSFMEVTCAPDGSFAVPQPWPTCVSERRCYSMPETPKGGTREVVGNGASGTELKLTCGPLAKFVAQNDSKELYDEMTHTCGWDGRFHPQRVDSCIATHCLGAPMPPKSTLLELKDDREEIRELFKAYELSYKSQGNTTFHNVVEHPIPSDFCSTIRPQRFVLHGTIPASPRNQSVLATFEIVRMGIPGVAIALEIFPNERRIEQWANPMKGDPKFQVRYPVDDQSQIDVNDFFLISLTCDSLGFQMTVHGDWEFLPFPHVLRLSQSTFTNVVVEGSIDIQHMGFYSQERDFRLPRGFQAAFTCPSDHVFEDDWWHVPKTVITCGEDGTFGHVEWKNCVSVDSILSGLKIQPGQGKAFRVIMISAKHQPSWKT; encoded by the exons ATGGGcaaatatggaacaaaactaag GTATTCCTGTGGCCCTGGACGAATGTTCCGTGAACTTCACATTTCGCAGTTTCCGCGTTATTACCAATACCAAAATGTGACGTGTGCCTGGAACAAGGAGTGGGTGCCCAATTACGTCAAGGACGAATGCGTTT GGGTGGCTTGTTTAAATCCCCCACAACCTCATACCTCGTTCAACTTGAAGCCTTTATGGGACGGAAAACCAATCGCCTTTGGGAGCAAGGTTAAATACGAATGCACTCCCGAGATAAGCACCAATCAGTTGGACGGTTCCATACAAATGAAACCGCGGTATTTTCGATCCAATCAAACCCTTTCGTTCATGGAAGTGACGTGCGCACCTGATGGATCTTTTGCTGTCCCACAACCATGGCCCACTTGTGTTTCAG AAAGGAGATGCTACTCGATGCCAGAAACGCCCAAGGGAGGAACGAGGGAAGTCGTAGGGAATGGAGCCAGTGGAACGGAATTAAA ATTGACTTGCGGTCCTTTGGCTAAATTTGTGGCTCAAAATGATAGCAAAGAACTTTATGATGAAATGACCCACACGTGTGGTTGGGACGGAAGATTTCATCCTCAACGCGTCGATAGTTGCATCG CTACTCATTGTCTCGGGGCCCCAATGCCACCCAAGTCAACCCTTCTTGAACTCAAGGACGACAGGGAGGAAATTCGAGAACTGTTCAAAGCCTATG AATTGAGTTACAAATCGCAAGGAAATACAACCTTTCACAATGTAGTGGAACATCCGATTCCGTCAGATTTCTGTTCCACTATCCGACCCCAACGATTTGTGCTCCACGGAACAATTCCAGCATCCCCACGGAACCAGTCTGTACTGGCGACGTTTGAAATAGTTCGGATGGGAATACCCGGTGTAGCCATAGCTTTGGAAATATTCCCGAATGAGAGACGCATTGAACAATGGGCCAATCC GATGAAGGGAGATCCAAAATTTCAGGTGCGTTATCCTGTGGACGATCAGTCTCAAATTGATGTCAATGATTTCTTTCTGATCTCATTGACTTGCGATTCGTTGGGTTTTCAAATGACAGTCCACGGGGACTGGgaatttcttccatttcccCACGTGCTCCGTTTAAGCCAATCCACTTTTACCAACGTCGTGGTCGAAGGATCAATAGATATTCAACATATGGGCTTTTACTCACAAG AGCGGGACTTTCGATTGCCACGAGGTTTTCAAGCAGCATTCACTTGTCCTTCAGACCATGTTTTTGAGGATGATTGGTGGCATGTTCCAAAGACCGTCATCACTTGTGGAGAGGATGGAACATTTGGACATGTCGAGTGGAAAAACTGCGTCTCTG TGGACTCCATTCTGAGCGGTCTGAAAATCCAACCCGGTCAAGGTAAGGCCTTCAGAGTCATAATGATCAGTGCCAAACATCAACCGTCATGGAAAACTTAA
- the LOC131881154 gene encoding uncharacterized protein LOC131881154 has protein sequence MDISVIPESPKYQDLNVLRMTFLHVLALALIMVVAVESQGFENEPGSSLPEEGQLHHRQIRSPRLYIPNRFRSLRRRQRKPIRLATNIVMIGADNTDDNLVEATTRRTYYRYYH, from the exons ATGGATATATCAGTTATCCCCGAGTCTCCGAAGTATCAAGACCTCAATGTACTGAGAATGACGTTCTTACATGTGTTGGCTTTGGCG TTGATCATGGTGGTCGCCGTGGAGTCACAAGGCTTTGAGAACGAGCCTGGCTCATCATTACCGGAAGAAGGACAACTCCATCACCGACAGATTCGATCCCCTCGCCTGTATATTCCCAACAGATTTAGAAGTCTCCGTCGACGTCAACGAAAACCCATTCGATTGGCCACGAACATAGTGATGATCGGGGCCGACAATACGGATGATAACTTGGTCGAGGCCACGACCCGACGGACATACTATCGATATTACCATTAG